In Aliamphritea ceti, a single window of DNA contains:
- a CDS encoding Tn3 family transposase has translation MAYKERVQILSDAEQSDFYNPPIFASNDQRFFFALNDQELTVANKLRNRGLRYMFVVLLGYFKAKPVVLNPGFHQIKHDLKHVYQSVLLGPGFRPFNLSQKENERIYQEIFNLCEYQRWSIKSHRTSLVDYLTEQTKAWSAPRNLFDAAIEYLSGHKIAIPAYSTLQKIISHVINEQQTRLIAHIKRELSRDLTQALTDLAAGDGALTLRQLRQSARNFTGTELEKELAIHRYIQYWMPEVNTLLRALSLSQKNQQHFAERVDYYGAKLKRQSGGHQRLYLLCYLQSRWQQALERIADGFVHHIRQTKQKAKAYAQESVYQDWQKAAKNVSNAAEVLHLFIDDTIDQHQPFGTVKQKALKLLAAKDLESVCLFLNEQKRSVDDAIWLYYDQRTSLREGLLRQLFLCLHFEGSENTQRLTAALGHARLDLVAQGGISQTTIDGRLPAKKQRPFLQYPSGLFNPDRYEWYLYQQIPDRLNGQLTLPEVVKYRSLDADLISRERWREEKVTLLEQTQLPKLTTESNKLIMRMAMDLEIRLHDVSDYLEHDDNRNIILRNPKGKRLWRLPASSKKYLVNNPFFQQIPTTSVADVLRIVDRDTEFIDCFEHVLGAQSKSRVHEYDLLAILVGNATNQGIYGMAQISDRTYDQLSTIQANYLRLETLSAANDSINNATAKLPIFRHYNIQEDVIHASADGQKFEARRDTFKTRYSSKYFGTQKGVSAMTLIANHAAINARVIGANEHESHYIFDLLMNNRSEIIPDVLSTDTHGVNHVNFALLDLFGYSFAPRYAQIGRIINEMFDVKEDKDQRIQLRLKKPINTQRIMQHWDTIQRIAVSLKERKTTQSTLVRKLSGYKKNHPLLEALTEYNRMVKASYLLNYIDDASLRNYVQRALNRGEAYHQLRRAISNVNGDQFRGSSDEEIELWNECARLVTNAIIYFNSSILSQLLTSFEHQNDNTRIQIVKQASPVAWYNINLKGTYNFELSEKLPNLEEMMRSIEGYLPVKKK, from the coding sequence ATGGCATATAAAGAAAGAGTTCAGATCCTATCTGATGCTGAACAGTCCGATTTTTACAACCCTCCAATTTTTGCGTCTAATGATCAACGATTCTTTTTCGCTCTTAACGATCAGGAACTAACAGTAGCCAATAAACTCCGAAATCGTGGCCTGCGTTATATGTTCGTCGTGTTGCTGGGGTATTTTAAGGCTAAGCCGGTCGTGCTGAATCCTGGCTTTCACCAGATAAAGCATGACCTTAAACATGTATATCAATCGGTACTGCTGGGACCTGGATTCAGGCCGTTCAATCTATCCCAGAAAGAAAACGAGCGGATTTACCAGGAGATTTTTAATCTATGCGAGTATCAGCGCTGGAGCATTAAAAGCCATAGAACATCTTTAGTAGACTACCTGACTGAGCAAACCAAGGCCTGGTCTGCTCCAAGAAATCTCTTCGATGCAGCTATTGAGTATTTGTCAGGTCATAAGATCGCGATCCCTGCCTACAGCACCCTTCAAAAGATTATTAGCCACGTGATTAATGAGCAACAAACGAGGCTCATTGCCCATATTAAACGCGAGCTGTCTCGAGATCTAACACAAGCATTGACTGATCTTGCCGCCGGTGACGGAGCGCTGACTTTGCGGCAATTACGTCAGTCAGCCCGCAACTTCACAGGAACCGAGTTAGAGAAGGAACTGGCCATACATCGTTACATTCAGTACTGGATGCCGGAAGTGAATACCCTATTGAGAGCACTATCGTTATCTCAGAAAAACCAGCAACACTTTGCCGAGCGTGTAGACTATTATGGAGCCAAACTGAAGCGGCAGTCTGGAGGTCATCAACGACTGTATTTGCTGTGCTATTTACAGTCACGCTGGCAACAAGCTTTGGAACGCATTGCCGATGGTTTTGTTCATCATATCCGACAGACCAAACAAAAAGCCAAGGCCTATGCGCAGGAATCAGTTTATCAAGACTGGCAAAAAGCGGCTAAAAACGTCAGCAATGCGGCGGAAGTTCTGCACCTGTTCATTGATGATACTATCGATCAACATCAGCCTTTTGGGACAGTAAAGCAGAAGGCGCTGAAGCTTCTTGCGGCGAAAGATCTCGAATCTGTTTGCTTGTTTCTGAATGAACAAAAACGTTCCGTTGATGACGCTATATGGCTTTACTATGACCAGCGAACGAGCTTAAGGGAAGGCTTGCTTCGCCAGCTGTTCCTTTGCCTGCACTTTGAAGGCAGTGAGAACACGCAACGACTTACAGCAGCACTCGGTCATGCCCGGCTTGATCTCGTCGCTCAAGGTGGTATATCACAGACAACGATAGACGGTCGGCTGCCAGCCAAGAAGCAACGCCCATTCTTGCAGTATCCGAGTGGTCTGTTTAATCCAGATCGCTATGAATGGTACCTCTATCAACAAATCCCCGACCGTCTGAATGGCCAACTGACCTTGCCTGAAGTGGTTAAATACCGGTCTTTGGATGCTGATTTAATCAGTCGTGAGCGATGGCGAGAAGAAAAGGTTACGTTACTGGAACAAACCCAGTTGCCAAAATTAACCACCGAGTCAAATAAACTGATCATGCGAATGGCGATGGATCTAGAGATCCGTTTGCATGATGTCAGCGACTACTTGGAACACGATGATAACCGAAACATTATCCTAAGAAACCCTAAGGGTAAGCGCCTGTGGCGATTACCGGCTTCCAGTAAAAAGTACCTAGTCAACAATCCATTCTTCCAGCAAATACCTACGACCAGCGTCGCTGATGTGCTGCGCATAGTGGACCGCGATACCGAGTTCATTGACTGCTTTGAGCATGTGCTTGGCGCACAATCTAAGAGCAGAGTCCACGAGTATGATCTGCTGGCCATCCTCGTGGGAAATGCGACCAATCAGGGCATCTATGGCATGGCTCAAATCTCCGATCGCACCTATGATCAGCTCAGTACAATACAGGCGAACTACCTGCGACTGGAAACCCTGAGTGCTGCCAATGACAGCATAAACAACGCGACGGCTAAGCTTCCAATCTTCAGGCATTACAACATCCAAGAAGATGTCATCCACGCCAGCGCCGATGGTCAAAAGTTCGAAGCGCGGCGTGACACTTTCAAAACACGTTACTCATCAAAGTACTTCGGTACTCAGAAAGGTGTATCCGCCATGACCTTAATCGCCAACCATGCCGCCATTAACGCCCGGGTGATCGGGGCGAATGAACACGAGTCCCACTATATTTTTGATTTACTGATGAACAACCGTTCTGAAATTATCCCGGACGTACTCTCTACCGATACCCATGGGGTTAATCACGTTAACTTCGCTTTGCTTGACCTGTTCGGGTACAGCTTTGCACCGCGTTACGCTCAGATTGGACGTATCATCAATGAGATGTTCGATGTAAAGGAAGATAAGGATCAGAGAATCCAGCTACGCTTGAAAAAGCCCATCAACACCCAGCGAATCATGCAGCACTGGGACACTATCCAACGGATCGCCGTCTCGCTTAAAGAACGTAAAACGACTCAGTCAACGCTGGTTCGGAAACTGTCAGGCTACAAGAAGAACCACCCTTTGTTGGAGGCCTTAACGGAGTACAACAGGATGGTGAAAGCGAGTTATCTCTTAAACTACATTGATGATGCCAGTCTTCGCAACTACGTCCAGCGGGCACTCAATCGCGGGGAGGCCTATCACCAGTTGCGCCGAGCGATAAGTAATGTCAATGGGGATCAGTTCCGGGGCAGTTCAGATGAAGAAATCGAACTATGGAACGAGTGTGCCCGCCTTGTCACCAACGCCATCATTTATTTTAACTCCAGCATACTCAGTCAGCTGTTGACGAGCTTCGAACATCAGAACGACAACACAAGGATACAGATCGTCAAGCAAGCTTCTCCTGTCGCTTGGTATAACATCAACCTAAAAGGGACTTACAACTTCGAATTGAGTGAAAAACTGCCAAATCTGGAGGAAATGATGCGTTCAATCGAGGGCTATTTGCCGGTTAAGAAAAAGTAA
- a CDS encoding LysR substrate-binding domain-containing protein, whose amino-acid sequence MPMLLGSGVKASPALEACSDFVVDDGKALLDLCTEGLGLMQAPHFVFREELERGDLVSLFPATQAEGFGVCLLYPKRRFLPAKVTAFIEHVRHSLAEINETSTHTWARDIKPQHEW is encoded by the coding sequence ATGCCGATGTTGCTGGGTAGCGGTGTTAAGGCGTCACCAGCTCTGGAAGCCTGTAGTGATTTTGTGGTGGATGATGGCAAGGCATTACTGGATCTGTGTACTGAAGGCCTGGGACTGATGCAGGCGCCGCACTTTGTATTCAGAGAAGAGCTGGAAAGAGGCGATCTGGTGTCACTGTTCCCGGCAACTCAGGCCGAAGGTTTCGGCGTATGTCTCCTATACCCTAAGCGGCGCTTCCTGCCTGCAAAAGTTACCGCTTTTATCGAGCATGTTCGTCATTCACTGGCGGAGATTAATGAAACCTCAACCCATACATGGGCTCGTGATATTAAGCCTCAGCATGAATGGTAA
- a CDS encoding bleomycin resistance protein, whose protein sequence is MPDLKLVPEIYCSDIVATTRFYTEIFGFNIKYQRPEDEFVYFTLDDVDIMVESISYEGRHWITANLEKPYGRAVNFQWDVRDIDSLYSRIKNSSPESVYLELETKIYQCGNTSKTQKQFIAQDPDGYLFRFCCEKQ, encoded by the coding sequence GGTACCCGAAATATATTGCTCTGATATTGTTGCCACCACACGCTTCTATACTGAAATATTTGGCTTCAATATAAAGTATCAAAGGCCAGAAGATGAGTTTGTGTACTTTACACTGGATGATGTAGATATCATGGTTGAAAGCATTTCCTATGAAGGCCGTCACTGGATAACCGCCAATCTGGAGAAACCTTATGGCAGAGCTGTAAACTTTCAATGGGATGTCAGGGATATAGATTCACTGTATTCACGCATCAAAAATTCATCTCCAGAATCTGTTTACCTGGAACTGGAAACAAAGATCTATCAGTGTGGGAACACATCAAAAACTCAAAAACAATTTATAGCACAGGACCCGGACGGCTACCTTTTCAGGTTTTGCTGTGAAAAGCAGTAA